In the Nitrospirota bacterium genome, one interval contains:
- a CDS encoding metallophosphoesterase family protein, protein MRYALISDIHSNIEALNAVIEKVKAEMVDKVILLGDIVGYGPDPNECIESLRGFADILIAGNHDHGAVGMTDISCFNKHAKAAIQWTSGILSEENKAFLSSLPLTSNIKSGSIYLVHSSPKEPEEWDYLQNAKDADANFKLFTETNCFIGHSHIPSIIEMSPEGKIKIYTDQSEIKAGCRYIINAGSVGQPRDGNPDAAYAIFDTDSVTIKRAAYDILLTQKKMKDAGLPSYLIDRLSEGR, encoded by the coding sequence ATGCGCTATGCGTTGATATCCGATATCCACAGCAACATTGAGGCCCTGAATGCCGTGATCGAGAAGGTCAAGGCAGAAATGGTTGATAAAGTCATACTGCTCGGCGACATTGTAGGTTACGGCCCTGACCCGAATGAATGTATTGAATCCTTAAGAGGGTTTGCGGATATCCTTATCGCCGGCAACCATGACCATGGGGCGGTCGGCATGACAGACATAAGCTGTTTTAACAAACATGCCAAAGCGGCAATTCAATGGACATCCGGAATACTGAGCGAAGAGAACAAGGCATTTTTAAGCAGCCTTCCTCTCACATCCAATATCAAGAGCGGGAGCATATATCTTGTTCACTCCTCGCCTAAGGAACCCGAAGAGTGGGACTATCTTCAGAATGCCAAAGATGCCGATGCCAACTTCAAGCTCTTCACCGAAACTAACTGCTTTATAGGGCACAGCCATATACCTTCCATTATAGAGATGTCGCCTGAAGGAAAGATAAAGATCTATACTGACCAATCAGAGATAAAGGCAGGCTGCCGCTATATCATCAACGCAGGCAGCGTCGGCCAGCCGAGGGACGGGAACCCTGACGCAGCTTACGCCATCTTTGATACGGATTCCGTAACAATAAAGCGGGCGGCTTATGATATATTATTAACACAAAAGAAGATGAAGGACGCGGGGCTTCCTTCGTACCTTATAGACAGGCTTTCGGAAGGAAGATAA
- the nusB gene encoding transcription antitermination factor NusB: MSRRKARECALQILFQLDFTNSGLTGETLSEFWAGTKEDDETMEFAHAIIKGTREHMARLDEIITRAADNWSVDRMSVVDRNILRASAYELVYRKDIPPAVAINEAVEISKKYSTEDSAPFINGILDRIYKLKLKE, encoded by the coding sequence ATGAGTAGGCGCAAAGCGAGGGAATGCGCCCTGCAGATACTCTTTCAGCTTGATTTCACCAACAGCGGCCTTACCGGCGAGACCCTGAGCGAATTCTGGGCCGGCACAAAAGAGGATGACGAGACGATGGAGTTCGCCCATGCCATTATCAAAGGCACGCGTGAGCATATGGCCCGGCTTGACGAGATCATAACGCGCGCTGCGGATAACTGGTCGGTTGACAGGATGTCGGTTGTTGACAGGAACATACTCAGGGCTTCGGCATACGAGCTGGTTTACAGAAAAGATATCCCTCCTGCCGTAGCGATAAATGAGGCTGTTGAGATATCCAAAAAATATTCCACAGAAGACTCGGCTCCGTTTATAAACGGCATCCTTGACAGGATATATAAGCTCAAGCTGAAAGAATAG
- a CDS encoding 6,7-dimethyl-8-ribityllumazine synthase, with translation MKTYEGQLQAKGLKFGIVVSRFNDFINTKLLEGALDALLRHGAAEGDIDIVKVPGAFEIPLAARKLAVKKTYDAVICLGTIIRGATPHFEYVASGAAKGVASVSLETGVPISFGVLTTDNIEQAVERAGSKSGNKGWDAALVAIEMAQLLKKL, from the coding sequence ATGAAAACTTACGAAGGTCAGCTTCAGGCAAAAGGGCTCAAGTTCGGCATAGTGGTCAGCCGTTTTAATGACTTTATAAATACCAAGCTTCTTGAAGGCGCGCTTGATGCTTTGCTGAGACACGGAGCTGCCGAGGGGGATATCGATATCGTAAAGGTTCCCGGCGCTTTTGAGATACCGCTTGCAGCCAGGAAACTCGCAGTTAAAAAAACCTATGATGCCGTTATCTGCCTGGGAACGATCATCCGCGGAGCCACACCTCATTTTGAATATGTAGCCTCCGGAGCGGCAAAAGGCGTTGCCTCAGTATCACTTGAAACCGGCGTGCCTATATCGTTCGGAGTCCTTACCACAGACAATATTGAGCAGGCTGTTGAGAGGGCAGGCTCAAAGAGCGGCAACAAAGGCTGGGACGCTGCGTTGGTTGCAATAGAGATGGCGCAGCTCTTAAAGAAGCTATGA